The Gammaproteobacteria bacterium region CAGCAGGGCTTTACCCTGGTTGAGGTGCTGATCGCCGTGGCAATTCTGGCCATTGCGCTGGGGGCGATTATCACCAGCGTGGCGCGTGCCACGGATAACGTCAGCTACATGCGCGATAAAACCTTTGCTCATTGGGTGGCGATGAACGTGATTACCGAAGTGCAGGTGTTGCGCAAGTTTCCGTCCACTGGCACCGACGAGGGCAAGCAAGAGCTGGGCAATCACGAGTGGCAGTGGAAAATGATCACCACGGAATCGCCGCTGTCGGCCAACATGCACCAGATCGTGGTTGAAGTCCGCCGTGACCGCAAGGACAAACAGCCGCTGGTGCGTTTGACGGCGATTGCGGGTAAATCGTGATGCGACGTTCGACCGCTGGCCAGCGCGGCTTTACCTTGTTGGAATTGATCATCTCCTTGGCGGTGTTTTCCATCATGTCAGTGATGGCTTACAGCGGTTTGAAAATTGTGCTCGACAGCAAGGGTGGCACCGAAGAGCGGGCCAAGCGGTTGAGCAGTGTGCAGACTGCGATGATGTTTATGGAACGCGATATCGAACAAATCATCGATCGCAGCATTCGCGACGGCTTTGGCATGCCGCAAGAGGCACTGGTCGGCGTGCCCTATGGTCAGCGACGGATGGAGTTTACCCGTGCCGGTTGGCGCAATCCCCTGGGCGGGCCGCGCAGCCAAATGCAGCGGGTGGGCTACCAGTTTGACGAGGGCGTATTGTCACGGGTCAGTTGGGTAACCTTAGACCGAGCGAACGAAACAGACCCGATTGCCCGGCCACTGGTCGATAACGTGGAGAATGTGAACATTCGCTATCTTTCCGGTGTGGGCAGTTGGACGGATAGCTGGCCGGTGTCTTCTGCCGGTACTTTGCAGCCGGCGCCGCGTTTGCCACTGGCGGTGGAGGTCGAGCTGGAATTCAAGGATTTGGGCAAAATCCGTCGTCTGTTCCGTGTCCCTGCGAGCAAGCCATGATGACTCATCATTCGTTAAAACGGCAACAAGGCGTCGCGTTGGTCACCGCGCTGTTGATTACTGCCATGGCGACGGTGATTGCGGTCAGTTTGATGTCGCGCCAATACGTGGATGTGGCGCGCACCGGCAACATGATGGCGGCCGATCAAACCTACCTGTACGGCTTGGCGGTGGAAACTACCGCACTGGAGCTGCTGGGGTTGTACATCCAGAACAATGCCTATGACGATCCCGATGGCGAAATGTACAAGCCCTACGTGTTTGAGCAGGAGGGCGCGATGGTCAATGGACAATTGTCGGATCTGGAAGGCAGGTTTAATCTCAATAGTTTGGTGAAGCCAGGCGGCAGCGGTGAGTGGGTGCTTAATCCAGATCAGCGAGAGCGCTTTGTGCGTTTGTTGGACAACGTGATGCAACAACTGCAGTTTTCCGGGGTTTCTGCCGATGATTTGGCCAATGCGGTGGTGGATTGGCTGGATACCGATTCGCAGGCCACCATGGGCGGAGCGGAAGACGGAGATTACATGTCGTTGGCGGACGTCCAGTACCGCGCGGCTAACCGGTTGATGACCAGTGCCAGTGAATTGAACATGGTGATGGGGTTTGATCGCGAGCTGCTGTACGGCAAGACCATCAACGACCAGTTTGAGCCGGGGTTGTTGCGTTACGTTGCAGCTTTGCCACAGACCGATACAACCATTAACATAAACACCGCCGATAAAAAGGTTATCAAGGCCATGTCCAGTTACTTCACTGATGCAGCGGTTGATGCCCTGGTGGCTCATCGCGGCGATCCGGCAGTGGCTCCCTTCAAGGATACGGGCGAATTTACCGGTCATCAGGCGATTACCGATATACTGGAAGACCTGAAAAAGAAAAACGATGACAAGGGACAAAAGGCGTTTGAAAAAGATTACGCCACAGGGTGGGATGTGAAGAGTCACTATTATCTGGTGACCACGCATGCGCAGTTGGGCAAAACCACCACGGTACTAAACAGCTTGCTGTATCGAGACGCCAAGGCGAATGCCAATCGCCTGGTGGCGTTATCGCGGTCTATGGGCACAGACGGAATCTAATATGCGTAGTCAGTTTATCGTTCAACTGTTAGGTCCAGATCAGCCAGTGCGCTGGATCAGGCTGGGGGACAAAGTGCAGCCGCTGTTGCAAAGCGGCAGTATGGAAGAAGCCGTGCGCCAATCCTTGGGTGCGCAGGTGATTGTGTTGGTGCCCGGTGAGGAAGTTGTGCTGACACGGGTCAGTCTGCCGGCCACCAATCGACAAAAAATGCTCAAGGCATTGCCTTACACCCTGGAAGAGCAGGTGGTGGGCGATGTGGACGACGTGCATTTTGCCGCAGGTGAGCGCGACGCGGACGGCATGCTCAATGTGGCTGCGTGTTCGCGTCGCTGTATGGACGTGTGGCAGGCGCGGCTGCGCGACGCGGGTTTGATGGCTGATGTGCTGATGCCTGATGTGCTGGCGCTGCCGCTGCGGGAAAATCGTTGGGTGCTGGTGCAGGATGGCGAGCGGTTTATGCTGCGCACGGGCGAGCAGCAGGGCTATGTGTTTGATGCGGCCAACCGCGATCTTTACCTGGGTCTGATGGTGCCGGAAGCAGAAAAAGCCGGCATTGAAGCGATTGATGTCTGGGCCGAGCAGGTGATCGAATGGCCGGGTTTGGTGTTTGAACATCAGTCGCTGGAAAACGGTTGGCTGTCTCTGCTCAAATCGGGAGATTTGGCCGAAAAATTATTGAATCTGCAGCAGGGTGATTACAGCCGGCGCGAGCAATGGGGCAAAATCTGGCGGCCTTGGCGTTTTGCTGCCGTGGTCGGTGGTATCGCGTTTTTGCTGAACCTGGGCGTGACCGTGGTTGAAAACTCGGAACTGAGCACGCAGAACGACGAACTTAAAGAGCAGGTGGTATCGATTTACAAAGATGCCTTTCCTGATGCGCGCAAAGTGCCCAATCCCCGTCAGCAGATGGAGCAAAAGCTCAAAGAGCTGCGTGCCGGCGGGCAAGGGGGCGGACAATCATTTTTGGATTTGATGCTGGCTGTCGGTCCTTCGTTTTCCGCCAATACCGGCGTCATCATGCGCAGCCTGCGCTACAAGAGTGGCGTGCTGGACATTGAACTGGAAGCACCTAGCCTGCAGTCGTTGGATCAACTCAAGCAATCGCTGGTAGCTAACGCCCATCTGGAAGTCGAGATTCAATCGGCCGCCGCCAAGGACAACAAGGTCCAGGGACGTATTCAGATCAAACAGGGGGCGACGTCATGATCAATACCTACATGCAACAATTCGTGGCGTATTGGGCGCAGCTGCGTCCTCGCGAGCGCTTGGGTCTGATCGCCGCTGCCGTGTTGGTGTTGCTGACGATGATTTATCTGTTGTTGTGGGAGCCGGTATTCAACGAGTCCAATCGGCTAAAACACTCCATCGAACAACAGCAGGAACTGGTTGGCTGGATGCGGCAGAGTGCCGCAGAGGCGAAGGCTCTGCGCGGCAGTGGCCCGCAACGTTTTAATGGTTCACTGTTGGGCCTGATCGATAGCACGGCTAAAAATAGCAGTCTGGGCAATTCGATGAAGCGGGTTGAACCGGATGGTTCCGATCGGGTGCGGGTGTGGATGGAACAGGCGTCGTTTGATGAACTGATTCACTGGCTGAATCAATTGCAGCGAAACTATGGCGTGCAAATAACCTCGGTGGTGATTGATCGCATGGAAGGCGGTACCGGCTTTGTGAATGCGCGCTTTGAGTTTAGCGGAGCATCTTCATGATGATTGCACTCAAGTCTTCGCTGAAGTTGAATTGGCGTCCCTGGCGTCGTTATGTGTTGCTGGGTGGACTTGCCTATGGCTTTTTTCTGCTGCAACAAACACCGATCAGTCTGATTTATCCACTGGCAAAAGATGTGATTGAGCAGCAAAACATTCGCATTTACGGTTTGGAAGGCGGGCTGTGGGATGGCTCAGCGCAGCGGGTGGAATACCAGGGGCGTGCGTTCGAAAATGTCGAATGGGATGTGCATCCGCTGGCGTTGTTGATTGGCCAGCTCAGCGCGACGGTCAGTGTTGGTAACGACAACATGCGCATTCACGCCACCGTCAACCGCAGTTTGACCGGTAGCATCAGTCTGGATGATATCAGCGGTCGGATAAGTGCGAATGAAGTGATGACCCTGGCGCAAGTGCCCGCGGTAAAACTCGACGGCCAATTTAAGTTGGACATGGATCACCTGGATCTGAGTGACGGGCGTTTGCAGAGTGCCGAGGGCACATTGGTTTGGTCACATGCCGGGATGCAGTTCCCACTGAAGCTGGACTTGGGTGAATTGTCCATTGATGTGGAAACCGTTGATGCCGGTGTGCGCGCTTCACTGGGTGACAAAGGTGGTCCATTGGAGTTGCGCGGTCAGTTGTTGATACAGCCCGATGGCGCGTACAGTTTTGATGCTCAATTGTCGGCCCGTGAGGGTGTGGGATCGTCGCTGGGACGAACCATTGGCATGTTGGGGTCGTATAATTCTCAGGGAAAAGTCGATGTTAAATCCAACGGAAAACTGGCAGAATTGGGCCTGGGTGGATAATCGATGAGAGGCTTTTCCTATGCCAAAAGGAGTTCGGTTGGCATGTTGTGCGCTGCTATTTTTTACGGCGACGTCCTTTGCGGCGGCCCCTCAGCCGGTTAACGTCAGCAATATTTCTACTCTGGGGGTTTACCCCGAAATTTCGGTTGCAGCCAATAGTCTCAGTCTAAACCGCTCTGTCATCAGCGCCCAGGTGGGCGCGGTGGTCAACAAGCTCGAAGCCGATGTTGGTGATTCGGTGCAGGTCGGTGATGTGTTGTTGCGGTTCGATGATGCCAATTATCGGTTTGCCCTGCAGCGCGCAGAAGCCGTTTTGGCCTCGCTGGATGCGCGCATCGAATTGGCCGAATCAGATTTGGAACGTACCCACATTCTTTCGCAAAGCGATGCGGTGTCGCAGCAAAATTTGCGACAGCGGCAGAGCGAGTTAAAGGCGCTGCGCGCAGATCGTCTCGGTGCCCAGGCCGCAGTCGAACTGGCCAAGCTGGATTTGCAGCGCTGCGTTATCAAAGCCCCCTTCAAAGCTGTCATCACCTCTCGTGCTGCCAAACTGGGTGAGTTGGCGATGCCCGGCAATCCATTGTTTGAACTGGTGGATAGTGCGCGGATTGAAGTCTCTGCCAAGTTGCAGGCCGCTGATGCTGAACAAATATCATCCGCCGATCAATTTTATTTTTCTGCCCAAGGCAAACGCTACCCACTGCGTTTGCGCGCATTAACCCAGGCATTTGATCCGGTCGAGCGCAGCCGCGAAGCGCGGTTTGTGTTTAGCGGCGAACGTGCTTTGCCCGGTGTGGCGGGGAATTTGATTTGGCGTGTTTCCCAGGTGCATTTGCCGGCGGATATGCTGGTGCGTCGTGACGGCAAGCTGGGCGTGTTTGTGATTCAGCAAAATCGTGCCGTGTTTGTCGAACATCCCGGTGCGCGCGAAGGGCGTCCGGTGAAATCCTCCTTGCCAGCCGATGCGCGGATTGTTACGCAGGGAAGGCTGTTGTTGCAGCATGGCTCTGCCGTCAGCGTGCAGTAATTCATCATGCTGCAGCGATTTTTAGAAAATCATGTGTTGGCCAACGTCACCTTTGTGGTGGTGTTGCTGGTCGGTACGTTGAGTTTTATGCAGTTGCCGCGTGCGCAAGATCCGGAAATTAATTTTAACTGGATTAGCGTAATCACTACCTTGCCCGGTGCCTCCGCTGAAGACGTGGAAAAACTGGTCACTAATCCGCTCGAAGACGCCATCGCCCAGGTGGATGATGTCAAGTTCGTCTCCAGTTTTACCCGTCAGGGAATTTCCAATATTTCTGCGCGCTTTGAAGATATTTCGGCAGAAAAATTCGACAAGCGCATGAATGATTTGCGTCGCGAAGTGCAATCCAAGGCCAATGCCGAGTTGCCCCAGGCAGCCAATGATCCGATGGTGCTGGAAATTACCTCCGCCAATTCGTTTCCAACGGCGATGCTGGTGGTGCGCGGCCATGCCGATGATGAAGTGCTGCGTCAGACTGCGTTGGCGGTAAAAGAAGATTTGGAACGCATCAAGGGCGTGGACGGCGTCACGCCTGCGGGTTTGCACGGTCCTGAGCTGCGCATCGAATACGATCCACAAAAACTTCAGGCTTACGGCGTATCGCCTTCGCAGTTGGCCGATACGGTCAGCGCCTATTTCCGCGATGTGTCCGCCGGTAAAGTACAACTGGGTAGTCAGGATTGGCTGGTGCGCATGGTGGGAACGGATGCCGCTCCGGGTTATTTGGAAAGTTTGAATATTATGACGGCGCGTGGCGAAGTGCCGATTCGTCATGTGGCGGATGTGACGCGTGCGCGCAAGCAGGCAGAGCAACTGGTATATAACCATGGCCAACCTTCAGTGCTATTGGCCGTTACCAAAAAACCGTATAACAACACGCTGCAGTTGATGGAGCGCGTCAACCAATACATCGCCAGCCAAAATCAGGTGCTGGGAAAACTTGGTATTGAAATTTTACTGCTGGATGATCAGACCTACTCAACACGCAATGCGATCAGCGTCATGCAAAATAACGCGATTGTGGGTTTGTTGTTGGTTGCGCTTGTGACATGGGTGTTTTTGGGGACACGCATCGCGTTTTTTGTTGGCATAGGCATTCCGTTTACGTTGGCAGGAACGTTTTGGCTGTTGTCGGTCAGTGGTCAGACGCTGAATCAATCGGTTCTGCTGGGCGTGGTGATTGTGCTGGGGATGCTGGTGGATGACGCGGTGGTGGTGGTCGAGGCCATTTACTATCGTCTGCAGCGAGGAACGCGTGCGATGCAGGCGGCGATTGAATCCTTGGCTGAAGTGTTCAAACCAGTAACTGCATCGGTGCTGACAACGATTGCGGCTTTTTTGCCGCTGATGCTGTTGCCAGGCATTGTCGGCGATTTCATGTTTGTCATTCCGTTTGTGGTAACGGTGGCGCTGTTGGTGAGTTTGCTGGAAGCCTACTGGATGTTGCCGGTACACATTGCAGCGGCGAACGTGAATTTTGACAACAAGAGCAGAATGCAGCAGCGTCGCGAATATTTCACTCATCGCGTTCGGCTGAATTACAGTCGTGGGTTGATTTGGGTATTTCGCAATCCGCGAAAATTTGCGGTGATATTTGTGTTGGTTGTGCTGGGGGCTGTTGCGATGTTGGCGGCTGGCTGGGTAAAAACCAAATTCTTTGCATTTGATCCGCTGCGGGTATTTTATGTCAATGTCGAAATGCCTTCAGGCACGCCATTGTCCGAAACCTTGCGCGTGGTGGCGGAAGTCGAATCAAAAGCCAGAGCGCATTTACACCAAGGTGAGTTGCGTGAATCTGTCGCGGTGGCTGGACAGATGTTTACCGAAACTGCGCCATTTTTTGGCGATCAGTTTGGTCAAGTGACCATTAGCCTGCAGCCAGATCAGCCTGGCATGCGCAGCGTTGAGCAAATGGTGGAAGCCATGCGCGCGGATGTGATCAATACCGTGGGTGCAGCTAGAATTTCATTCCTGATTCTCAGTGGTGGGCCGCCGGCATCCAAGCCGATTAACGTTAAGGTGCGTGGCGATGATTACACCCAACTGCGATCGGCCACGGCGGCACTGCGCAAGGTTTTGGAGTCCATGCCGGCAGTGCGCGATATCAGCGATGATGACAGTGAAGGTTCACCGGAGCTGGTGTTGCGCCTGGATACCAATGCGATCAAACGCGCAGGATTGCACGCAGCGGATGTGGCGCGCAATGTGCGATTGATGTTTGATGGTGAAGTGGTCACCAGCATGCAGGATCGTGGTGAAAAACTGGAAGTGCGGGTGCAGGGTAGCGAAGCGCAACTGGATAGTGTCGATGACTTGTTGCGTCAAACCCTGCCGTTGTCCGGTGGTGGCTATGTCTCGCTTGGACAATTGGTGGAAGCAAAAACTTCGTTGAGCAAAGAAGTGATTCGCCATCATGATTTCCGCCGCGCGATCACCTTGCAGGCAGATTTGGACAAAGAGCAAATGGACACGCCAGAAGCCAATGCGCAATTGTTTGCTGCCTGGGAAACCATTCGTTTGAATTATCCTGGTGTAAATTTGGATACCACCGGCGAGCTTGATGATATTCAGGAAAGTCTGGATGCCATGCTGATGCTGTTCCTGTTTGGGATTGGTTTGATTTATCTGATTTTGGGCACGCAATTCCGCAGCTATTGGCAACCGTTTATGATTTTGGCGACGGTGCCACTGGCGTTTATCGGCGTGGTCTATGGTTTAGCGTTATCAGGAAATCCGCTGAGCTTGTTCACGTTGTATGGTGTGGTGGCTCTGACAGGGATTGCAGTGAATACCGCAATTGTGATGATTGATGCGGCCAATGCACGAATGACGGCGGGTATGAGTTCATTGCATGCGATTGTGTATGCTGCGCGTCGTCGGGTCGTGCCGATTTTGATTACATCGCTGACGACGGTGGCGGGTTTGATGTCGCTTGCCTTGGGCTTGGGTGGCGAGTCTTTGGTATGGGGGCCGGTGGCGTCTGCAATTGTGTGGGGTTTAACTTTTTCCACAATTTTAACCTTGTTTGTCATTCCCTTGCTGTATCGATTCTTTATGACTCCGCGACATAAATCGCGCGGTTTTTTTAGGAAAAAAGCCGCAGCGTAATTATTTACACAAAGTTACTTCAAACTGATGTCACTGCTGACGACGTTGTGAGAGCGGGAGTGGGTAGCTGTTGCCCGGCCTAATTAACACAATTGCAGGCAGGAAATGACACAGCCGTTTCCAATTATTGGAACTGAAAATTATCTGGAGTATCTAGCTCGCCGATTCGGAAGTCATGGACAAGCTTGTGGCTGGGATTGGGGGGTTGGATCAAAGACGCAGCGCTTTAATCAGGGCTACCTGAAATTAATTGGCGCAGATATATTTTCTTTGGAATTTTTACACGAAAACTGGTTGCAACGCATTCATCCTGATGACCGGGCGGAAGTGGAATCGCAATTGGATTTGTTGTTGAGCGCTGGCTCGCCTGTGTATCGCAGTATCCACCGAATGCGTGCGGACGATGGTCGATATCGCTGGATTTGTGAATGTGGGATAGCGCAACGCAATGTCGATGGTCAGGCTTATCGTGTACTGACAGTGGCAGCGCCACTGATGCAAAATGTCTCGAGTAGTTCGACCAATGCGCTGATTGATAATGTTGTAGATGGCATTATTACTGTTTCTTCACAAGGCATCATTGAATCGGCCAACGAATCCATCCAGTATCTATTGGGCTACACGCCTGATGAGTTGTTGGGGAAAAATATTTCCATGCTGATGGGTGATGAAATTGCTGTTTGCCACGATGAATATATGCAGAGATATCAAGGCGGTGGTGGCGGCAGCATTGTTGGTCAGGGGTTGCGCGAACTGGTAGCCAAGCACAAGGATGGGCGTTCGATTGATATCAGTCTGGGGGTGAATGTCGCCAATATTGGTGGAAGGGAAGTATTTGTTGGTGCATTTCGAGATGTGAGCGAACAAAAGGCAGCGGAGCGTATACTTCGCAGCCGGGAAAAATTGCTCAGTTTCGCCCAACGTATTGCCCACATTGGCAGTTGGAGCTGGAATGTGGTGACGGGTGAAAACTCCTGGACAGATGAGATGTATCGCATTTTTGGATTGACGCCAGACGCCTTTCCGCCCGACATGGATCAGTTTGTCAGATTTGTTCATCCCCAGGATAGAGATCAAGTGGTGGATGGTATCACTGCGGCGTTGGTGTTTGGCCGTACCTGTGAAATTGTGCATCGCATTGTGCGGAAAGACGGTGAAATTCGGGTGGTATTGCAGCAGGGCGAAGTTGAAATCGGCGTCAACCAGAAACCCTATTACATTACCCTGGTTGTTCATGATATTACCGAGCAGTTTAGTGCCGAGGAGCAGTTGCGCAAGCTCAACGAAAACCTCGAACAAATCATCGAAGATCGAACAGCAAAACTGGAAGCGAAAAATACCGAGCTTGATGCTGCGCTGTCCCAGGCTCAGGATGCAACGCGTTCCAAGTCGGAATTTTTGGCCAATATGAGTCATGAAATTCGAACGCCGATGAACGGCGTACTGGGCATGCTCGGTTTGTTGCGTGACAGCGGACTAAGTGCCGAGCAGGCGGACTTTGCCAGTACAGCGTATAACTCGGCTGAAACATTGCTGACGCTGCTGAATGATATTCTCGATTTTTCAAAAATTGAAGCCGGCAAAATGACGCTGGAAAAAATTGATTTTGACATTCGTTCTGTGGCTGAGGATGTTGTTGAGTTGCTGGCGGAGCGGGCGCATAGCAAGGGTATAGAAATCAGCAGTTTTGTTGTCGAGAATGTCCCGACTATGGTGGTGGGTGATCCTACCCGTCTTCGTCAGGTGCTGACCAATCTGATTGGTAACGCCATCAAATTCACATCGGTTGGCGAGGTGACATTGCAAATTAATTATCTTGAACAACTACCTGGCGGTCATCGATTGCGTGTCGAAGTTCGTGATACTGGAATTGGCATTCCTGAAAATGCTAGGCAAAAAATATTTGAATCATTTTCGCAGGCCGATGGTAGCACGACGAGAAATTTTGGAGGCACTGGCTTGGGATTGACCATCAGTCGTCAGTTGGTCCAGCTAATGGATGGCGAGATTGGAGTTGACTCGGAAGTGAACAAAGGAAGTGTTTTCTGGTTTACGCTGGAGTTGGGCGAAAGCAGTGTCGAGAGTACACGCAGTTCTGAATATGATGTGGCTTCGTTGCGTGGCGTGCGGGTGTTGGTGGTGGATGACAATCAAACCAATCGCG contains the following coding sequences:
- the gspJ gene encoding type II secretion system minor pseudopilin GspJ; this encodes MRRSTAGQRGFTLLELIISLAVFSIMSVMAYSGLKIVLDSKGGTEERAKRLSSVQTAMMFMERDIEQIIDRSIRDGFGMPQEALVGVPYGQRRMEFTRAGWRNPLGGPRSQMQRVGYQFDEGVLSRVSWVTLDRANETDPIARPLVDNVENVNIRYLSGVGSWTDSWPVSSAGTLQPAPRLPLAVEVELEFKDLGKIRRLFRVPASKP
- the gspL gene encoding type II secretion system protein GspL, with amino-acid sequence MRSQFIVQLLGPDQPVRWIRLGDKVQPLLQSGSMEEAVRQSLGAQVIVLVPGEEVVLTRVSLPATNRQKMLKALPYTLEEQVVGDVDDVHFAAGERDADGMLNVAACSRRCMDVWQARLRDAGLMADVLMPDVLALPLRENRWVLVQDGERFMLRTGEQQGYVFDAANRDLYLGLMVPEAEKAGIEAIDVWAEQVIEWPGLVFEHQSLENGWLSLLKSGDLAEKLLNLQQGDYSRREQWGKIWRPWRFAAVVGGIAFLLNLGVTVVENSELSTQNDELKEQVVSIYKDAFPDARKVPNPRQQMEQKLKELRAGGQGGGQSFLDLMLAVGPSFSANTGVIMRSLRYKSGVLDIELEAPSLQSLDQLKQSLVANAHLEVEIQSAAAKDNKVQGRIQIKQGATS
- a CDS encoding type II secretion system protein N yields the protein MMIALKSSLKLNWRPWRRYVLLGGLAYGFFLLQQTPISLIYPLAKDVIEQQNIRIYGLEGGLWDGSAQRVEYQGRAFENVEWDVHPLALLIGQLSATVSVGNDNMRIHATVNRSLTGSISLDDISGRISANEVMTLAQVPAVKLDGQFKLDMDHLDLSDGRLQSAEGTLVWSHAGMQFPLKLDLGELSIDVETVDAGVRASLGDKGGPLELRGQLLIQPDGAYSFDAQLSAREGVGSSLGRTIGMLGSYNSQGKVDVKSNGKLAELGLGG
- the gspK gene encoding type II secretion system minor pseudopilin GspK; this translates as MMTHHSLKRQQGVALVTALLITAMATVIAVSLMSRQYVDVARTGNMMAADQTYLYGLAVETTALELLGLYIQNNAYDDPDGEMYKPYVFEQEGAMVNGQLSDLEGRFNLNSLVKPGGSGEWVLNPDQRERFVRLLDNVMQQLQFSGVSADDLANAVVDWLDTDSQATMGGAEDGDYMSLADVQYRAANRLMTSASELNMVMGFDRELLYGKTINDQFEPGLLRYVAALPQTDTTININTADKKVIKAMSSYFTDAAVDALVAHRGDPAVAPFKDTGEFTGHQAITDILEDLKKKNDDKGQKAFEKDYATGWDVKSHYYLVTTHAQLGKTTTVLNSLLYRDAKANANRLVALSRSMGTDGI
- a CDS encoding efflux RND transporter permease subunit, whose translation is MLQRFLENHVLANVTFVVVLLVGTLSFMQLPRAQDPEINFNWISVITTLPGASAEDVEKLVTNPLEDAIAQVDDVKFVSSFTRQGISNISARFEDISAEKFDKRMNDLRREVQSKANAELPQAANDPMVLEITSANSFPTAMLVVRGHADDEVLRQTALAVKEDLERIKGVDGVTPAGLHGPELRIEYDPQKLQAYGVSPSQLADTVSAYFRDVSAGKVQLGSQDWLVRMVGTDAAPGYLESLNIMTARGEVPIRHVADVTRARKQAEQLVYNHGQPSVLLAVTKKPYNNTLQLMERVNQYIASQNQVLGKLGIEILLLDDQTYSTRNAISVMQNNAIVGLLLVALVTWVFLGTRIAFFVGIGIPFTLAGTFWLLSVSGQTLNQSVLLGVVIVLGMLVDDAVVVVEAIYYRLQRGTRAMQAAIESLAEVFKPVTASVLTTIAAFLPLMLLPGIVGDFMFVIPFVVTVALLVSLLEAYWMLPVHIAAANVNFDNKSRMQQRREYFTHRVRLNYSRGLIWVFRNPRKFAVIFVLVVLGAVAMLAAGWVKTKFFAFDPLRVFYVNVEMPSGTPLSETLRVVAEVESKARAHLHQGELRESVAVAGQMFTETAPFFGDQFGQVTISLQPDQPGMRSVEQMVEAMRADVINTVGAARISFLILSGGPPASKPINVKVRGDDYTQLRSATAALRKVLESMPAVRDISDDDSEGSPELVLRLDTNAIKRAGLHAADVARNVRLMFDGEVVTSMQDRGEKLEVRVQGSEAQLDSVDDLLRQTLPLSGGGYVSLGQLVEAKTSLSKEVIRHHDFRRAITLQADLDKEQMDTPEANAQLFAAWETIRLNYPGVNLDTTGELDDIQESLDAMLMLFLFGIGLIYLILGTQFRSYWQPFMILATVPLAFIGVVYGLALSGNPLSLFTLYGVVALTGIAVNTAIVMIDAANARMTAGMSSLHAIVYAARRRVVPILITSLTTVAGLMSLALGLGGESLVWGPVASAIVWGLTFSTILTLFVIPLLYRFFMTPRHKSRGFFRKKAAA
- the gspI gene encoding type II secretion system minor pseudopilin GspI, whose amino-acid sequence is MSGRQQGFTLVEVLIAVAILAIALGAIITSVARATDNVSYMRDKTFAHWVAMNVITEVQVLRKFPSTGTDEGKQELGNHEWQWKMITTESPLSANMHQIVVEVRRDRKDKQPLVRLTAIAGKS
- a CDS encoding response regulator; this encodes MTQPFPIIGTENYLEYLARRFGSHGQACGWDWGVGSKTQRFNQGYLKLIGADIFSLEFLHENWLQRIHPDDRAEVESQLDLLLSAGSPVYRSIHRMRADDGRYRWICECGIAQRNVDGQAYRVLTVAAPLMQNVSSSSTNALIDNVVDGIITVSSQGIIESANESIQYLLGYTPDELLGKNISMLMGDEIAVCHDEYMQRYQGGGGGSIVGQGLRELVAKHKDGRSIDISLGVNVANIGGREVFVGAFRDVSEQKAAERILRSREKLLSFAQRIAHIGSWSWNVVTGENSWTDEMYRIFGLTPDAFPPDMDQFVRFVHPQDRDQVVDGITAALVFGRTCEIVHRIVRKDGEIRVVLQQGEVEIGVNQKPYYITLVVHDITEQFSAEEQLRKLNENLEQIIEDRTAKLEAKNTELDAALSQAQDATRSKSEFLANMSHEIRTPMNGVLGMLGLLRDSGLSAEQADFASTAYNSAETLLTLLNDILDFSKIEAGKMTLEKIDFDIRSVAEDVVELLAERAHSKGIEISSFVVENVPTMVVGDPTRLRQVLTNLIGNAIKFTSVGEVTLQINYLEQLPGGHRLRVEVRDTGIGIPENARQKIFESFSQADGSTTRNFGGTGLGLTISRQLVQLMDGEIGVDSEVNKGSVFWFTLELGESSVESTRSSEYDVASLRGVRVLVVDDNQTNREIFKRTLAAWSMEVVPVEGHAQALQQLSQAHDGKQDFQVVLLDMAMPECNGMQLAQKIRDLPIVQPQLALLSSMFFGRKDDEYHALNIVHCLNKPVRKRQLYELLCSMVRGQTSSQDVADKIFDLAAGSAKQVVRVERILVAEDNSINQKVISAMLKKSGFEAQMVGNGVEAVKAWENGGVDLIFMDCQMPEMDGYTATGKIRELEQAKGGHVPIVALTANAMQGDEEKCRAAGMDDYLTKPLREKNLQDKLAHWLPQKQNAA
- a CDS encoding efflux RND transporter periplasmic adaptor subunit, whose product is MPKGVRLACCALLFFTATSFAAAPQPVNVSNISTLGVYPEISVAANSLSLNRSVISAQVGAVVNKLEADVGDSVQVGDVLLRFDDANYRFALQRAEAVLASLDARIELAESDLERTHILSQSDAVSQQNLRQRQSELKALRADRLGAQAAVELAKLDLQRCVIKAPFKAVITSRAAKLGELAMPGNPLFELVDSARIEVSAKLQAADAEQISSADQFYFSAQGKRYPLRLRALTQAFDPVERSREARFVFSGERALPGVAGNLIWRVSQVHLPADMLVRRDGKLGVFVIQQNRAVFVEHPGAREGRPVKSSLPADARIVTQGRLLLQHGSAVSVQ
- a CDS encoding type II secretion system protein M, coding for MINTYMQQFVAYWAQLRPRERLGLIAAAVLVLLTMIYLLLWEPVFNESNRLKHSIEQQQELVGWMRQSAAEAKALRGSGPQRFNGSLLGLIDSTAKNSSLGNSMKRVEPDGSDRVRVWMEQASFDELIHWLNQLQRNYGVQITSVVIDRMEGGTGFVNARFEFSGASS